One window of the Leucobacter komagatae genome contains the following:
- a CDS encoding crotonase/enoyl-CoA hydratase family protein, with translation MSSQPIVLYEARDRKAYITLNRPDSLNALTLDMARELADAVARANADDEVRVIILTGSGRSFSSGYDLKLYAEQGVDNQGDLWDPIKDYASMRAATEHYFSLWRSLKPTIAKVRGHAVAGGSDVALSCDLVVMAEDAKIGYMPARVWGCPTTAMWVYRLGVERAKRMLLTGDTITGAKAAEWGLVLEAVPEPELDGAVEALADRMATVPTNQLAMQKLMVNQAYDNMGLQTTQNLATLFDGITRHSPEGRWFMEFAQTHGFHAATKWRDAGGLIPNGGGPIPTEAEVSAL, from the coding sequence GTGTCTTCACAACCCATAGTTCTCTACGAGGCCCGCGACCGGAAGGCCTACATCACTCTCAACCGGCCTGACTCGCTCAACGCCCTGACGCTCGACATGGCGCGCGAGCTCGCCGATGCCGTCGCGCGGGCGAACGCCGACGACGAGGTTCGGGTGATCATCCTCACCGGCTCGGGCAGGTCGTTCAGCTCAGGGTACGACCTCAAGCTTTACGCCGAGCAGGGCGTCGACAACCAGGGCGACCTGTGGGACCCGATCAAGGACTACGCGTCGATGCGGGCGGCGACCGAGCACTACTTCAGCCTCTGGCGCTCGCTCAAGCCCACAATCGCCAAGGTGCGCGGTCACGCAGTCGCCGGGGGCAGCGACGTCGCGCTCAGCTGCGACCTTGTCGTCATGGCCGAGGACGCGAAGATCGGGTACATGCCCGCCCGAGTGTGGGGCTGCCCAACAACAGCGATGTGGGTGTACCGGCTCGGCGTCGAACGCGCGAAGCGCATGCTACTCACGGGCGACACGATCACCGGGGCGAAGGCCGCCGAGTGGGGGCTCGTACTCGAAGCGGTACCAGAGCCCGAACTCGACGGCGCCGTCGAAGCGCTCGCCGACCGGATGGCGACGGTGCCGACCAACCAGCTCGCGATGCAAAAGCTCATGGTGAATCAGGCCTACGACAACATGGGGCTGCAGACCACACAAAACCTCGCGACGCTGTTCGACGGCATCACACGCCATTCACCCGAGGGCCGCTGGTTCATGGAGTTCGCCCAGACACATGGTTTTCATGCCGCAACGAAGTGGCGCGACGCGGGCGGCCTGATTCCGAATGGCGGCGGGCCCATCCCGACCGAGGCCGAGGTGTCGGCGCTGTAG
- a CDS encoding phosphonate ABC transporter ATP-binding protein produces the protein MIDPALMTTAELRQALPLVTARDLRVAYDGGPNVLDGVDLDLFPGEMVALLGSSGSGKSTLMRSLTGFAPVSGGQVRVAGHDVTNLRRGELRTLRSEVGQVFQQFNLIPRMSVLTNVLTGALHSAGPINVAYGFTSAHRKRALELLDRVGIAHKAKDPARSLSGGQQQRVAIARALMQQPKLILADEPVASLDPKLADSVLELLREIAVQDGIPVLVSLHVLPLALTHTDRIVGLRHGEMIVSGRTVDLDAAKLAPLYSDDVDHADGFEGYTASEEVTPNVHASA, from the coding sequence GTGATCGACCCCGCGCTCATGACCACCGCAGAACTGCGCCAGGCGCTCCCCCTCGTCACTGCCCGTGACCTGCGCGTCGCCTACGACGGCGGCCCCAACGTGCTCGATGGCGTCGACCTCGACCTCTTCCCCGGCGAGATGGTCGCGCTGCTCGGCTCGTCTGGTTCGGGCAAGTCAACGCTCATGCGCTCACTCACCGGGTTCGCCCCGGTCTCGGGCGGGCAGGTACGGGTTGCCGGGCACGACGTGACGAACCTGCGGCGCGGCGAACTGCGCACGCTCCGGTCCGAGGTCGGCCAGGTGTTCCAGCAGTTCAACCTCATCCCGCGGATGAGCGTGCTCACGAACGTGCTCACCGGCGCGCTCCACAGCGCCGGCCCCATCAACGTCGCCTACGGGTTCACCTCAGCGCACCGGAAGCGCGCGCTCGAATTGCTCGACAGGGTCGGCATCGCGCACAAGGCGAAGGATCCTGCCCGCTCACTGAGCGGCGGACAGCAGCAGCGCGTCGCGATCGCGCGAGCGCTCATGCAACAACCGAAGCTCATCCTCGCGGATGAGCCGGTCGCCTCGCTCGACCCGAAGCTCGCCGACTCGGTGCTCGAACTACTGCGGGAGATCGCGGTGCAAGACGGGATCCCGGTGCTCGTGAGCCTCCACGTGCTGCCGCTCGCGCTCACGCACACCGACCGCATCGTCGGGCTGCGTCACGGCGAAATGATCGTGAGCGGCCGCACCGTCGACCTCGACGCAGCCAAGCTCGCGCCGCTGTACTCCGACGACGTCGACCACGCCGACGGCTTCGAGGGCTACACCGCTTCGGAGGAGGTGACGCCGAATGTCCACGCAAGCGCCTGA
- a CDS encoding AMP-binding protein: MGNGAQISYASGTSMTPLKGQTIGEMLDEITGRFPDNEALVETFTGRRWTFSELRSESARLAAALKKRGVTKGDRVGIWSPNCAEWVFTQYATAMIGAILVNVNPAYRTHELKYAVEQSGITLMVSAVEYRTSDYAGMLAEIGFTDVLFIGTKEWDAALADAEQHPPAPEAIPLTFDEAINIQYTSGTTGFPKGATLTHHNILNNGFFVGEGVGYTETDRVCLPVPLYHCFGMVMGILGAHSHGACIVLPAPTFDAATTLAAVEQERCTSLYGVPTMFIAELGLEDFAKYNLRSLRTGIMAGSSCPAEVMEQVIAEMHMSEVAICYGMTETSPVSTMTSVTDDLVARTQTIGKVMPHLEVKIIDEDGQVAPVGEPGELCTRGYSVMLGYWGQADETAEAIDAGGWMHTGDIATMDENGRLQIVGRLKDMVIRGGENIYPREIEEFFYRHPDIADVQVIGVPDQRLGEELMAWIVLRPGAGILTAESLREFAAGKLTHFKIPKYVHVVDAFPMTVTGKVRKVEMRELATTMLAGV, translated from the coding sequence ATGGGCAATGGAGCACAGATTTCTTACGCGTCGGGTACGAGCATGACACCGCTGAAGGGGCAGACCATCGGCGAGATGCTCGACGAGATCACCGGCCGGTTTCCTGACAACGAGGCGCTGGTCGAGACGTTCACGGGTAGGCGGTGGACCTTCTCAGAGCTGAGAAGCGAGAGCGCCAGGCTCGCGGCAGCGCTGAAGAAGCGCGGCGTCACGAAGGGCGACCGGGTCGGCATCTGGTCGCCGAACTGCGCCGAGTGGGTGTTCACGCAGTACGCGACCGCGATGATCGGCGCGATCCTCGTGAACGTTAACCCGGCCTACCGCACGCACGAGCTGAAGTACGCGGTTGAACAGTCGGGCATCACTCTCATGGTGAGCGCCGTCGAGTACCGCACGAGCGACTACGCCGGCATGCTCGCCGAGATCGGGTTCACCGACGTGCTGTTCATCGGCACGAAGGAGTGGGACGCGGCGCTCGCAGACGCCGAGCAGCACCCGCCGGCACCGGAGGCGATCCCGCTCACGTTCGACGAGGCGATCAACATTCAGTACACGTCGGGTACCACGGGCTTCCCGAAGGGCGCGACCCTCACGCACCACAACATCCTGAACAACGGCTTCTTCGTCGGCGAGGGCGTCGGCTACACCGAGACCGACAGGGTCTGCCTGCCGGTGCCGCTCTACCACTGCTTCGGCATGGTCATGGGCATTCTCGGCGCGCACAGCCACGGCGCCTGCATCGTGCTGCCCGCGCCAACCTTCGACGCCGCGACGACGCTTGCCGCCGTCGAACAGGAGCGCTGCACCTCGCTGTACGGGGTGCCGACGATGTTCATCGCCGAGCTCGGGCTTGAAGACTTCGCGAAGTACAACCTGAGGAGCCTCCGCACCGGCATCATGGCGGGGTCGTCGTGCCCCGCCGAGGTGATGGAGCAGGTGATCGCCGAGATGCACATGAGCGAGGTCGCGATTTGCTACGGCATGACCGAGACGTCGCCCGTGTCGACGATGACGTCGGTCACCGATGACCTCGTCGCGCGCACCCAGACGATCGGCAAAGTGATGCCGCACCTTGAGGTGAAGATCATCGACGAAGACGGCCAGGTCGCCCCCGTCGGCGAGCCGGGCGAGCTGTGCACGCGCGGCTACTCGGTCATGCTCGGCTACTGGGGCCAGGCCGACGAGACCGCCGAAGCGATCGACGCGGGCGGCTGGATGCACACTGGCGACATCGCGACGATGGACGAGAACGGGCGCCTGCAGATCGTCGGGCGGCTCAAAGACATGGTCATCCGCGGCGGCGAAAACATCTACCCGCGCGAGATCGAGGAGTTCTTCTACAGGCACCCCGACATCGCTGACGTACAGGTGATCGGCGTGCCAGACCAGCGTCTCGGCGAAGAGCTCATGGCCTGGATCGTGCTCCGCCCCGGCGCCGGCATTCTCACCGCCGAGAGCCTCCGCGAGTTCGCGGCAGGCAAGCTCACGCACTTCAAAATTCCGAAGTACGTGCACGTCGTCGACGCGTTCCCCATGACAGTAACCGGCAAGGTGCGCAAGGTCGAGATGCGCGAACTTGCCACAACAATGTTGGCCGGCGTTTGA
- the phnD gene encoding phosphate/phosphite/phosphonate ABC transporter substrate-binding protein, with translation MRRNVITSLGIVGIAALTLTGCQAADPAGAESAAADAPITIATIPMSDDPTAENPVDVLVELLEAETGREVEVTDVPDYLSVVEAIRADHVDIGIMSGFPSALAVNTGEVDALLAWPGDDKPVSTCVVLNDSPVKTPADLKGKTIAFADQASSSGYFMPVSMLHEAGLEQGTDYEAIFAGGHEGSFAALEQGQVDAACTAFMLTEMGAPMFPFEDGEWRAVGESAPMAVMGSVLARQSLDAETRTQLEEALPKVFSAENKERLAGYGGFAGLEPVIAPKPDFFSSFADIAAIAGVELEDLK, from the coding sequence ATGCGTCGCAACGTCATCACCTCGCTTGGCATCGTCGGCATCGCCGCGCTCACCCTCACCGGTTGCCAGGCCGCAGACCCCGCGGGCGCCGAGTCCGCCGCTGCGGATGCGCCGATCACGATCGCAACCATTCCCATGTCAGACGACCCGACCGCAGAGAACCCGGTCGACGTGCTCGTCGAACTGCTCGAAGCAGAAACCGGCCGCGAGGTCGAGGTCACCGATGTGCCCGACTACCTCTCAGTCGTCGAGGCGATTCGCGCCGACCACGTCGACATCGGCATCATGAGCGGCTTCCCGTCTGCCCTCGCGGTGAACACAGGCGAGGTCGACGCGCTGCTCGCCTGGCCCGGCGACGACAAGCCGGTCTCGACGTGCGTCGTACTCAATGACTCGCCGGTGAAGACCCCCGCCGACCTCAAGGGCAAGACGATCGCGTTCGCCGACCAGGCGTCGAGCTCCGGCTACTTCATGCCGGTCTCCATGCTCCACGAGGCGGGCCTCGAACAGGGCACCGACTACGAGGCGATCTTCGCCGGCGGCCACGAGGGCAGCTTCGCGGCGCTCGAGCAGGGCCAGGTCGACGCGGCCTGCACCGCGTTCATGCTCACCGAGATGGGCGCCCCCATGTTCCCGTTCGAGGACGGCGAGTGGCGCGCGGTCGGCGAGAGCGCCCCGATGGCAGTCATGGGCTCGGTGCTCGCTCGGCAGTCGCTCGACGCCGAGACGCGCACCCAGCTCGAGGAGGCGCTGCCGAAGGTCTTCTCCGCAGAGAACAAGGAGCGCCTCGCCGGCTACGGCGGCTTCGCGGGACTCGAGCCCGTCATCGCTCCGAAGCCCGACTTCTTCTCGTCGTTCGCCGATATCGCGGCGATCGCGGGCGTCGAGCTCGAGGACCTCAAGTGA
- a CDS encoding helix-turn-helix transcriptional regulator produces MMRSAVAGALTGAREATNLEVLFGGYAAPDSGQFTITHTVGAKTPALTGLVIRKGEGLGGLALAQKSPTVARDYLHDATISRHYDPAVEAESLRSVVAFPIVIEGAARGIVYGARRQTGTFAEPEVKSVRAAAEAVAFRVAVDEAVQKQVESAETAEYLRTVHSAPADREWEQVRVAFAELRELARTIEDTETQVGVQAVLDKLTPETVAEGPTLSAREIDVLALVALGLSNREIGGRLHLELETVKSYLRSAMRKLGAHNRVESVVLARGLGHLP; encoded by the coding sequence ATGATGCGCTCGGCAGTTGCGGGGGCGCTCACGGGCGCGCGCGAGGCGACAAACCTTGAGGTGCTGTTCGGCGGCTACGCCGCACCCGATTCTGGTCAATTCACGATCACCCACACCGTCGGCGCCAAGACGCCAGCGCTGACAGGCCTCGTGATTCGCAAGGGGGAGGGGCTCGGCGGCCTCGCGCTCGCGCAGAAGTCGCCCACCGTCGCACGCGACTACCTCCACGACGCAACGATTTCCCGGCACTACGATCCGGCCGTTGAGGCCGAGTCGCTGCGGTCGGTCGTCGCGTTCCCCATCGTCATCGAGGGCGCGGCACGCGGCATCGTCTACGGCGCGCGGCGCCAGACGGGCACGTTCGCGGAGCCCGAGGTCAAGAGCGTGCGCGCCGCCGCCGAGGCGGTCGCCTTCCGCGTTGCCGTCGACGAAGCAGTGCAGAAGCAGGTGGAGTCGGCGGAGACTGCTGAGTACCTGCGCACGGTGCACTCGGCGCCGGCAGACCGCGAGTGGGAGCAGGTGCGGGTCGCGTTCGCCGAGCTCCGTGAACTCGCGCGCACCATCGAAGACACGGAAACGCAAGTCGGGGTCCAGGCAGTCCTCGACAAACTCACCCCAGAAACTGTCGCTGAGGGCCCCACGCTCTCGGCTCGCGAGATCGACGTGCTCGCTCTCGTCGCGCTCGGGCTGAGCAACCGCGAGATTGGGGGGCGCCTGCACCTCGAACTCGAGACCGTAAAGAGCTACCTGCGCAGCGCCATGCGAAAGCTCGGCGCCCACAATCGTGTCGAATCGGTTGTGCTCGCGCGCGGCCTCGGCCACCTGCCCTAA
- a CDS encoding helix-turn-helix domain-containing protein: MLVPAPDLLALGIEVARLRRAHGYSIDALAEAAGVHRKTIIQIEAGRVAARVSTLHGIAHALDAPLAELLEPLCRQHAVPQRSAAR, from the coding sequence GTGCTTGTACCCGCCCCAGATTTGCTCGCGCTCGGCATCGAAGTCGCGCGTCTGCGGCGAGCCCACGGGTACTCCATCGACGCTCTCGCCGAGGCCGCTGGCGTGCACCGCAAGACGATCATTCAGATCGAGGCGGGCAGGGTCGCGGCCCGTGTGAGCACGCTCCACGGGATCGCCCACGCGCTCGACGCCCCGCTCGCGGAGCTGCTGGAGCCGCTGTGCAGGCAGCACGCCGTGCCCCAGCGCTCCGCCGCCCGCTAA
- a CDS encoding class I adenylate-forming enzyme family protein — MHLTESYYPADTRSPVLELTLGDLLGAAAGDSGDHTALIALTPGAQARTWTYAELLADAERGASWLLERFDAGSHIAVWAANDPEWLILQCATALAGMTLVTANPALRGRELAHVLAASHADAVAFSDEVRGTLMAPILYEALDIVRLRSRREPLRVPSLIPFAGWLDTIRETPVAEEFPVVRPHDAIQLQFTSGTTGLPKPAQLSHSAMITNAALVNERSGLTSAGVGVSPLPLFHTAGSGLAGFGSFLTRSALVLPRTFDPDLILDGIETYGATDVRMVPAMFRAVLDRLTTRRANLETVRIVSSGGDALPRALSSEIERAFGAPLTTVYGQTELSPILAQTSPSSSEAERWDTAGAPLPQVEVKICDPETGSLLPIGERGEICARGYQVVDGYYGMPEASAELIDTDGWLHTGDIGFMSETGALTITGRVKDLIIRGGENIYPREVEEAIQQHPDVSLAAVVGIPDERWGETVAATIQFTPDSAPASAHALKEFLRPRLSPQKIPSSWFEADSLPMNAMGKLQKHLLRDGLMARAYKKLLD; from the coding sequence GTGCACCTGACCGAATCGTACTATCCCGCTGACACCCGCAGCCCCGTACTCGAGCTCACGCTCGGCGACCTGCTCGGCGCAGCCGCCGGGGACTCGGGCGACCACACCGCGCTCATCGCGCTCACCCCGGGTGCCCAAGCGCGCACCTGGACCTACGCAGAACTCCTCGCAGACGCCGAGCGTGGCGCATCGTGGCTACTCGAGCGGTTCGACGCGGGCAGCCACATCGCAGTGTGGGCTGCAAATGACCCCGAGTGGCTCATTCTGCAGTGCGCCACCGCCCTCGCCGGGATGACGCTCGTGACCGCGAACCCCGCTCTCAGGGGGCGCGAGCTCGCGCACGTGCTCGCTGCCTCACACGCCGACGCTGTCGCATTCTCTGACGAGGTGCGAGGCACGCTCATGGCGCCTATCCTCTACGAAGCGCTCGACATCGTGAGGCTCCGCAGCCGGAGGGAGCCGCTTCGGGTCCCGTCGCTGATTCCGTTCGCGGGCTGGCTCGACACGATTCGTGAAACCCCTGTGGCCGAGGAGTTTCCCGTTGTCCGACCGCACGATGCGATTCAGCTGCAATTCACCTCGGGCACAACGGGGCTGCCGAAGCCAGCGCAGCTATCGCACAGCGCGATGATCACGAACGCGGCCCTCGTCAACGAGCGCTCTGGCTTGACGTCCGCGGGGGTTGGCGTCTCGCCGCTCCCCCTGTTCCACACTGCTGGATCTGGCCTCGCGGGTTTCGGCTCGTTTCTCACCCGGAGTGCGCTCGTGCTGCCCCGCACGTTCGACCCAGATCTCATACTCGACGGAATCGAAACCTACGGGGCGACCGACGTGCGGATGGTGCCCGCAATGTTTCGGGCGGTGCTCGATAGGCTCACCACTCGGCGGGCGAATCTCGAGACCGTGCGCATCGTGTCTTCCGGCGGTGACGCGCTGCCGCGTGCGCTCTCAAGCGAGATCGAGCGGGCCTTCGGCGCGCCACTCACCACGGTGTACGGGCAGACCGAATTGAGCCCGATCCTCGCGCAGACTTCCCCCAGCTCATCCGAGGCTGAGCGCTGGGACACCGCGGGGGCACCGCTTCCGCAGGTCGAGGTAAAAATCTGCGACCCAGAAACTGGCTCACTTCTTCCGATCGGCGAGCGCGGGGAGATCTGCGCTCGCGGGTATCAGGTCGTTGACGGCTACTACGGCATGCCTGAGGCAAGCGCGGAGCTCATCGACACGGACGGCTGGCTCCATACGGGCGACATTGGGTTCATGAGCGAAACGGGAGCGCTCACAATTACGGGCCGCGTGAAAGACCTCATTATTCGAGGTGGCGAGAACATCTATCCCAGGGAGGTGGAGGAGGCGATACAGCAGCACCCGGACGTCTCGCTTGCCGCGGTTGTCGGCATTCCCGACGAGCGCTGGGGTGAGACTGTCGCCGCGACCATTCAGTTCACCCCCGACTCGGCACCGGCATCAGCCCACGCGCTCAAGGAATTCTTGCGCCCGCGACTGTCGCCACAGAAGATCCCGTCGAGCTGGTTTGAGGCTGACTCTCTACCGATGAACGCGATGGGAAAGCTCCAAAAACATCTCTTGCGCGACGGGCTCATGGCCCGGGCGTACAAGAAGCTACTCGACTAG
- the phnE gene encoding phosphonate ABC transporter, permease protein PhnE, translated as MSTQAPERPKAQQPELPAADRARLEKAVSLPRARFLMGLPVAVIVLIWSFNGAQFNFAKLGEGAVNMGEFLSRLFPPDFSKFGKIVELLIETFQMAVVGTVLGAVLSLLVAFAASSNISPKWLYYAARWVMNVIRSVPDLVFALMFVSAVGLGPFAGILAMTLGSLGSIGKVFAEAMESVDRGPMVAMQAVGASKRQVIQYGVLPQAAPLLVSYTLLLFEGNVRGATILGLVGAGGIGLELTTAMRMYDYGHLSAIIICIIVLVTAIDQGSALIRKKIT; from the coding sequence ATGTCCACGCAAGCGCCTGAGCGCCCGAAGGCGCAGCAGCCCGAACTGCCCGCGGCAGATCGTGCACGCCTCGAGAAGGCTGTTTCGCTGCCCCGCGCCCGATTCCTCATGGGCCTCCCGGTCGCGGTGATCGTGCTGATCTGGTCGTTTAACGGCGCCCAGTTCAACTTCGCGAAGCTCGGCGAGGGCGCGGTCAACATGGGCGAGTTCCTCTCACGACTGTTCCCGCCGGACTTCTCAAAGTTCGGCAAGATCGTCGAACTGCTCATCGAAACCTTCCAGATGGCCGTCGTCGGCACTGTGCTCGGCGCGGTGCTCTCGCTGCTCGTCGCGTTCGCCGCCTCGTCGAACATCTCGCCGAAGTGGCTCTACTACGCGGCGCGCTGGGTCATGAACGTGATCCGTTCGGTGCCCGACCTGGTGTTCGCGCTCATGTTCGTCTCGGCGGTCGGGCTCGGCCCCTTCGCCGGCATCCTCGCGATGACGCTCGGCTCCCTCGGCTCCATCGGCAAGGTCTTCGCTGAGGCGATGGAGTCCGTGGACCGCGGCCCCATGGTCGCCATGCAGGCGGTCGGCGCGTCCAAACGCCAGGTGATCCAATACGGCGTGCTGCCGCAGGCCGCCCCGCTGCTCGTCTCGTACACGCTGCTCTTGTTTGAGGGCAACGTGCGCGGCGCGACGATCCTCGGCCTCGTTGGCGCGGGCGGCATCGGCCTCGAACTCACCACCGCCATGCGCATGTACGACTACGGACACCTCAGCGCCATCATCATCTGCATCATCGTGCTCGTCACGGCAATCGACCAGGGCAGCGCCCTCATCAGAAAGAAGATCACATGA
- a CDS encoding acyl-CoA dehydrogenase family protein, translated as MENYSLNEEELQLAEMVREFADEVVAPISYEADRTHTLPLDIVAQMGDMGLFGLPFPEEVGGQGGDYFALCLAIEAIARVDQSIAITLEAGVSLGAMPIFRFGTDAQKAELLPDLLAGRALAGFGLTEPEAGSDAGATRTTARLENGEWVINGSKQFITNSGTDITKFVTVTAVTGENNGRKELSTIIVPSGTPGFTVEPAYDKVGWNASDTHALTFNDVRVPEANLLGERGRGFANFLHTLDEGRIAVAALATGAAEGCLEQAIDYAGKRHVFGEPLKTRQHIQFMIARMQLRVHNAKLSWHHAARLCAEGKPFKTEAAIAKLTASDAAMDNARDATQIFGGNGFMNEFPVARHYRDSKILEIGEGTNEVQLLVIARSLGLA; from the coding sequence ATGGAGAACTACAGTCTGAACGAGGAGGAGCTGCAGCTCGCCGAGATGGTGCGAGAGTTCGCAGACGAGGTCGTCGCGCCCATCTCGTACGAGGCGGATCGCACGCACACCCTCCCGCTCGACATCGTCGCGCAGATGGGCGACATGGGCCTGTTCGGCCTCCCGTTCCCCGAAGAAGTCGGCGGTCAGGGAGGCGACTACTTCGCGCTGTGCCTCGCGATCGAGGCGATCGCCCGCGTTGACCAGTCGATTGCGATCACCCTCGAGGCCGGGGTGAGCCTCGGTGCGATGCCCATCTTCCGCTTCGGCACCGACGCCCAGAAGGCCGAGCTGCTCCCAGACCTCCTCGCTGGCCGGGCGCTCGCGGGCTTCGGCCTGACCGAGCCCGAGGCGGGCTCAGACGCGGGCGCGACGCGCACAACGGCCCGGCTCGAGAACGGCGAGTGGGTCATCAACGGTTCGAAGCAGTTCATCACGAACTCGGGCACCGACATCACGAAGTTCGTCACCGTCACCGCGGTGACCGGCGAGAACAACGGCCGCAAAGAGCTCTCGACGATCATCGTGCCGAGCGGCACCCCGGGCTTCACCGTTGAGCCCGCGTACGACAAGGTCGGCTGGAACGCGTCAGACACGCACGCGCTCACCTTCAACGACGTGCGCGTGCCCGAGGCGAACCTGCTCGGCGAGCGCGGCCGCGGCTTCGCAAACTTCCTGCACACGCTCGACGAAGGCCGCATCGCCGTCGCGGCGCTCGCGACCGGCGCGGCCGAGGGGTGCCTCGAACAGGCGATCGACTATGCGGGCAAGCGCCACGTGTTCGGTGAGCCGCTGAAGACCCGTCAGCACATCCAATTCATGATCGCGCGCATGCAGCTGCGCGTGCACAACGCGAAGCTCTCGTGGCACCACGCCGCACGCCTCTGCGCCGAGGGCAAGCCGTTCAAGACGGAGGCCGCGATCGCGAAGCTCACGGCCTCGGACGCCGCGATGGACAACGCGCGCGACGCGACCCAGATCTTCGGCGGCAATGGCTTCATGAACGAGTTCCCGGTCGCGCGTCACTACCGCGACTCGAAGATCCTCGAGATCGGCGAGGGTACCAACGAGGTACAGCTGCTCGTCATCGCCCGCTCGCTCGGCCTCGCGTAA
- a CDS encoding TetR/AcrR family transcriptional regulator — MTIAPAASAGAAVRRGPGRPRDTDMDPQIVAAVLELIDAEEEVTVSRVVERSGVSRAALYRRWPSLTTLIAAALDVGRTVPPELPVGGDLRETLFTSLIGSPTSISPSGYSEARFRQRIRLVMADRALQRAYWESHVSRRRGPVERALRSGIERGILREDLDVEAAFDAIAGAAYYQSIVRGEPLESADTRRRLAAAFDITWRGMAA, encoded by the coding sequence GTGACGATCGCTCCTGCAGCATCGGCCGGGGCCGCGGTTCGCCGCGGCCCCGGCCGGCCGCGCGACACCGACATGGACCCGCAGATCGTCGCCGCCGTGCTCGAACTCATCGACGCGGAAGAGGAGGTCACGGTGTCGCGCGTCGTCGAGCGCTCGGGCGTGAGCCGGGCCGCGCTCTACCGCAGGTGGCCCTCGCTCACGACCCTCATCGCCGCCGCGCTTGATGTCGGCCGCACGGTGCCGCCCGAGCTGCCCGTCGGGGGCGACCTCCGCGAGACGCTCTTCACGTCGCTCATCGGGTCGCCGACGTCGATCTCACCTTCGGGGTACTCAGAGGCGCGCTTCCGACAGCGGATCCGGCTCGTCATGGCGGATCGGGCCCTGCAGCGCGCGTACTGGGAGTCGCACGTGAGCCGACGCCGCGGCCCGGTCGAGCGGGCGCTGCGCTCAGGCATCGAGCGCGGGATCTTGCGCGAGGACCTCGACGTCGAAGCGGCGTTCGACGCGATCGCGGGGGCCGCCTACTACCAGTCGATTGTGCGCGGCGAGCCGCTCGAGTCGGCCGACACCCGCCGTCGCCTCGCCGCGGCGTTCGACATCACGTGGCGCGGGATGGCGGCTTAG
- a CDS encoding tyrosine-protein phosphatase codes for MTATLELELSTPVNLRDLGGTPIEGGTVRAGLAIRTDDLATVTPEFAAQLVEDGLTAIIDLRSPHEVQVTGRGPLADYPVAYHHLPFMGSIEAPVGDAPELTHELMGEMYVGMIDRAAPLIVTALGIIANTPGATAFHCAAGRDRTGVLAASLLLVLGADDDTIVADYAKTGPNMPAIMARTRTAMSAVFAKLGLDPEAFDGKALTDDGMDVSMRILLDTLRARHGDALTPLRAVGLSDDTVAKLRARALAS; via the coding sequence ATGACCGCCACACTCGAGCTCGAGCTCAGCACGCCCGTCAACCTCCGCGACCTCGGCGGGACCCCGATCGAAGGCGGCACGGTGCGCGCCGGCCTCGCGATTCGTACCGACGACCTCGCGACAGTCACGCCCGAGTTCGCGGCCCAGCTCGTCGAAGACGGCCTCACCGCGATCATCGACCTGCGCTCACCGCACGAGGTGCAGGTCACTGGCCGCGGCCCCCTCGCTGACTACCCCGTCGCGTACCACCACCTGCCGTTCATGGGCTCGATCGAGGCGCCCGTCGGCGACGCCCCCGAGCTCACGCACGAACTCATGGGTGAGATGTACGTTGGCATGATCGACCGCGCCGCCCCGCTCATCGTGACCGCGCTCGGCATCATCGCGAACACCCCGGGAGCCACGGCGTTCCACTGCGCTGCCGGGCGCGACCGCACGGGCGTGCTCGCAGCTTCCCTGCTGCTCGTGCTCGGAGCCGACGACGACACGATCGTCGCGGACTACGCGAAGACCGGGCCGAACATGCCCGCAATCATGGCGCGCACGCGAACCGCGATGAGCGCCGTGTTCGCGAAGCTCGGCCTCGACCCCGAGGCGTTCGACGGCAAGGCGCTGACTGACGACGGGATGGACGTGTCAATGCGGATCCTGCTCGATACGCTGCGGGCGCGCCACGGCGACGCTCTCACCCCGCTTCGTGCGGTGGGCCTGAGCGACGACACCGTCGCGAAGCTCCGGGCGCGGGCACTCGCGTCGTGA